Proteins from a genomic interval of Sphingopyxis sp. QXT-31:
- the ubiA gene encoding 4-hydroxybenzoate octaprenyltransferase encodes MTTAPPPDSQLTGFVALLPAAARPYALLARFDRPIGWWLLYWPCTFGLGLAGGAKSHWPLFLWMLLGAIAMRGAGCVYNDIVDRDLDAKVARTASRPVASGAVSLRNAWLWTILLSLVGLLVLVQLPLRAQLIALLSLLLVAAYPFMKRITWWPQAWLGLVFSWGALVGWAAVGANPPGLALPLLYAGCIAWVIGYDTIYALQDIEDDALVGVKSSARAMGRHVKAGVGLCYAVALACWAGALWQVRPDPLVFVALLPAGLHFIGQVVTLDPGRGEDALAKFRSNRFAGLLIFAAMLVVGNAP; translated from the coding sequence ATGACGACCGCTCCTCCTCCCGACAGCCAGCTCACCGGCTTCGTCGCGCTGCTTCCCGCCGCGGCGCGGCCCTATGCGCTGCTCGCGCGATTCGACCGGCCGATCGGCTGGTGGCTGCTCTATTGGCCGTGCACCTTCGGACTGGGGCTCGCGGGCGGGGCAAAGAGCCACTGGCCGCTGTTCCTGTGGATGCTGCTCGGCGCGATCGCCATGCGCGGCGCGGGCTGCGTCTATAACGACATCGTCGACCGCGACCTCGACGCCAAGGTCGCGCGCACCGCGTCGCGGCCGGTGGCGAGCGGCGCGGTGTCGCTCCGCAATGCCTGGCTCTGGACGATCCTGCTGTCGCTCGTCGGGCTGCTTGTGCTCGTGCAATTGCCGCTGCGCGCGCAGCTGATCGCGCTGCTCAGCCTGCTGCTGGTCGCGGCCTATCCCTTCATGAAGCGCATCACCTGGTGGCCGCAGGCGTGGCTGGGGCTGGTGTTCAGCTGGGGCGCGCTCGTCGGCTGGGCGGCGGTCGGCGCGAACCCGCCGGGGCTGGCGCTACCCCTGCTCTATGCCGGCTGCATCGCGTGGGTGATCGGCTACGACACCATCTATGCGCTGCAGGATATCGAGGACGACGCGCTGGTCGGCGTGAAGTCGAGCGCTCGCGCGATGGGGCGTCACGTGAAGGCGGGGGTCGGGCTCTGCTACGCCGTCGCGCTCGCCTGCTGGGCCGGCGCGCTGTGGCAGGTGCGGCCCGACCCGCTGGTCTTCGTCGCGCTGCTGCCCGCGGGCCTGCATTTCATCGGGCAGGTGGTGACGCTCGATCCTGGACGCGGCGAGGACGCGCTGGCGAAGTTCCGCAGCAATCGTTTTGCGGGGCTCTTGATCTTCGCGGCAATGCTGGTGGTCGGTAACGCGCCCTAG
- a CDS encoding TadE/TadG family type IV pilus assembly protein, with the protein MTTQLPRRLRLAIARAARVARDVRATVIIEMAFAIPFLVLVGFAGLEIANLTLTNTRISQIGLSAADNASRIAFGNNLSLPRVREIDINQVFTGVEEQAKGLNFQTRGKIILSSLERNPDGGQWIKWQRCYGNLAVSSSYGTQGQGATGTAIAGMGPAGRQVAASTGTAVMFVEIVYDYQPLLYGKWLGSKRIRSTAAFNIREARDLTQVYNPSPSVTASTCS; encoded by the coding sequence ATGACCACCCAGCTTCCTCGCCGCCTTCGCCTGGCGATCGCCCGCGCAGCGCGCGTCGCCCGCGACGTCCGCGCGACGGTCATCATCGAAATGGCGTTCGCCATCCCCTTCCTCGTGCTCGTGGGCTTTGCGGGGCTCGAGATCGCCAATCTGACGCTGACCAATACGCGGATCAGCCAGATCGGGCTCAGCGCCGCCGACAATGCGTCCCGTATCGCCTTCGGCAACAATCTGTCGCTGCCGCGCGTGCGCGAGATCGACATCAATCAGGTTTTCACCGGGGTGGAGGAACAGGCGAAGGGCCTGAATTTCCAGACCCGTGGCAAGATCATCTTGTCGAGCCTCGAGCGCAATCCCGACGGCGGCCAGTGGATCAAGTGGCAACGCTGCTACGGCAATCTGGCGGTCAGTTCGAGCTATGGCACGCAGGGCCAGGGCGCGACGGGCACCGCGATCGCCGGCATGGGCCCCGCCGGGCGCCAGGTTGCGGCATCGACCGGCACCGCGGTGATGTTCGTCGAGATTGTCTATGACTATCAGCCTTTGCTCTATGGCAAATGGCTGGGTTCGAAGCGCATCCGGTCCACCGCGGCGTTCAATATCCGCGAGGCGCGCGACCTGACACAGGTGTATAATCCGTCGCCGTCGGTGACGGCGTCGACCTGCAGCTGA
- a CDS encoding TadE/TadG family type IV pilus assembly protein: MTRFQRSARALRRDNRATAVTEFALTAPLFLLVLMGIFDYSWQMYGKQVLSGAVAKVARASTLEGNASSQTALDAGVRTQVQKVFKGATVTFTRKAYDSYDEIGDPENYTDSNSNGRYDKGECFQDSNGNGSWDTDRGQTGNGGAEDVVVYTASMQVTRVLPVWRMLGQTQNKTITASTVLRNQPYNAATSVNTVICT; this comes from the coding sequence ATGACCCGGTTCCAACGCTCCGCACGCGCGCTTCGCCGCGACAATCGCGCCACCGCGGTGACCGAATTCGCGCTGACCGCACCGCTGTTCCTGCTCGTCCTGATGGGAATCTTCGACTATTCGTGGCAGATGTACGGGAAGCAGGTGCTGTCGGGCGCGGTGGCGAAAGTCGCCCGCGCCTCGACGCTGGAAGGGAATGCCAGCAGCCAGACCGCCCTCGACGCCGGGGTGCGGACACAGGTGCAAAAGGTGTTCAAGGGCGCGACCGTGACCTTCACACGCAAGGCCTATGACAGCTACGACGAAATCGGCGACCCCGAAAATTACACCGATTCGAACAGCAACGGCCGCTACGACAAGGGTGAATGTTTTCAGGACAGCAACGGCAACGGCAGCTGGGACACCGATCGCGGCCAGACGGGAAATGGCGGCGCCGAGGACGTCGTCGTCTACACCGCCAGCATGCAGGTCACCCGCGTGCTGCCAGTGTGGAGGATGCTCGGCCAGACCCAGAACAAGACGATCACGGCGAGCACGGTGCTGCGCAACCAGCCCTATAACGCCGCGACGTCGGTCAACACGGTGATCTGCACATGA